Part of the Candidatus Wallbacteria bacterium genome is shown below.
CCGGTGTGGCGCAGAGTTTTTTCACCAGGCTCTCTATCGCTTCGGCTGTCCCTCCGGTTGCCAGCAGATCGTCGATGATTGCGACTCTCTGCCCGATCTTCAAGGCATCCTTGTGAATGCAGATCGTATCCTGCCCGTACTCCAGGTCATAGGTGACGCAAACCGTTTCAGACGGAAGTTTCCCGGCCTTTCGGACAGGTATGAACGGTACGCCAAGCTGTACTGAAAGTGGAGCTCCAAAGATGAAACCTCTTGATTCCGCAGCCACAATCGCCTCTATCTTGAATTCATTTAAATATGATTTCATCTTGCGGATTACCTGCCGAAACACCAGGGGATTGGAAAGCAGCGGAGTGATGTCTTTAA
Proteins encoded:
- a CDS encoding adenine phosphoribosyltransferase; its protein translation is MEKWKKSIRDVPDFPKKGIIFKDITPLLSNPLVFRQVIRKMKSYLNEFKIEAIVAAESRGFIFGAPLSVQLGVPFIPVRKAGKLPSETVCVTYDLEYGQDTICIHKDALKIGQRVAIIDDLLATGGTAEAIESLVKKLCATPVTHLFLIELGFLNGRKKLTAPVKSFITY